A genomic stretch from Sphingobacterium sp. ML3W includes:
- a CDS encoding DUF2711 family protein gives MGNIFDDEKLYPYQGAIKEHFKDHYDAVFIALLPFFQLDREETDKTNLKKSKLLSHEEALKKIDFLKNLPEANRDIYSYDNERYPADEEIFRGAKAIPWKNIVNGSTLTCYAELNTALRTSIGALNRNFTRPELMEQLNNYTDSESIYHPTEGSFGMLSKITIHKAFKLMGKNQIMITDEFYENTTTVDLDQLTEYEFCDEIGGKDYYLYSADKEALFTIEWDSFFFLIATDQNKIDQLIASNLFEGFLCNDDTDHYWEYTT, from the coding sequence ATGGGAAACATATTTGACGATGAAAAGTTATACCCCTACCAAGGGGCAATAAAAGAGCATTTCAAAGACCATTATGACGCCGTTTTCATCGCATTGCTCCCCTTCTTTCAACTTGACAGAGAGGAAACTGATAAAACTAATCTAAAAAAGTCTAAGCTACTATCTCATGAAGAAGCGTTGAAGAAAATTGATTTTTTAAAAAACCTTCCCGAGGCGAATAGGGATATCTATAGTTACGACAATGAACGATATCCTGCCGATGAAGAAATTTTTAGGGGAGCTAAAGCAATACCTTGGAAAAATATCGTGAATGGCTCAACCCTGACGTGCTATGCGGAACTTAATACAGCTCTAAGGACTTCAATAGGTGCGCTAAACCGAAATTTTACTAGACCGGAGCTCATGGAGCAGCTTAACAATTATACAGACAGCGAAAGTATCTACCACCCGACTGAAGGGTCGTTTGGTATGCTTTCAAAGATAACTATCCATAAAGCTTTCAAACTCATGGGAAAGAATCAGATCATGATAACGGACGAGTTTTATGAAAATACCACAACTGTGGATCTTGATCAATTAACCGAATATGAATTCTGCGATGAGATTGGCGGTAAAGATTATTACCTATACTCGGCTGATAAAGAAGCTCTGTTTACCATTGAGTGGGATAGCTTCTTCTTTTTAATTGCAACTGATCAAAATAAAATAGACCAGCTTATCGCAAGCAATTTGTTTGAAGGTTTTCTCTGTAATGACGATACAGATCATTATTGGGAATACACCACTTAG
- a CDS encoding SMI1/KNR4 family protein — protein MTDKNLQKLRQQIVDETDGGKFSKLAEKLLKKYSSTDREYVLNILTDYARNGQILHWRNFLLTDIIELVNEDEANYADFFEWCITQSELTYWGIDGLLKTSGKKSLPALIEILKNESFNTSIRAKAIKSISLFSKQPFDRELPKDPGHWKVADLRIEEIEIWQKNGFQDGGGYPKPKTHISLENTKTELEKIASKLNKKLEAQRAKNLDLSNPTNWLVIAGETDILNIEKKWKLPENYLLFLKHFSPLNVFIDNEKYFQGLHLYGASDLINRQEGYSFNSVTNKSIEDWPNNFVVIADAGADPYCIDINEITENDAPIYTSIHGSGEWEFELYADNFLTFLKEIAEK, from the coding sequence ATGACAGACAAAAACTTACAAAAATTAAGACAACAAATAGTTGATGAAACAGATGGGGGTAAATTTTCCAAACTGGCAGAAAAATTATTGAAAAAATATTCATCAACTGACAGAGAATATGTTTTGAATATCTTAACAGATTACGCAAGGAATGGACAAATTTTGCATTGGCGAAATTTTCTACTGACTGATATTATAGAACTTGTAAACGAAGATGAAGCTAACTACGCTGACTTTTTCGAATGGTGCATCACTCAGTCTGAATTAACGTATTGGGGCATTGACGGACTATTAAAAACCAGCGGCAAAAAATCACTTCCGGCGCTAATCGAAATTCTAAAAAACGAAAGTTTTAATACTTCAATCCGTGCAAAAGCAATTAAAAGTATCTCATTATTTAGTAAACAACCTTTTGACCGAGAACTACCTAAAGATCCAGGACATTGGAAAGTAGCAGATTTAAGAATAGAAGAAATAGAAATCTGGCAGAAAAACGGCTTTCAAGACGGTGGTGGCTATCCTAAACCGAAAACGCATATTTCGCTAGAAAACACAAAAACAGAACTTGAAAAAATTGCTTCAAAACTTAACAAAAAACTCGAAGCACAAAGAGCTAAAAACCTAGACTTATCAAACCCGACAAACTGGCTCGTTATTGCAGGCGAAACCGACATTTTAAACATAGAGAAAAAATGGAAATTACCGGAAAATTATTTGTTGTTCCTTAAACACTTCTCGCCTTTAAACGTATTTATTGACAACGAAAAATACTTTCAAGGTTTACATTTGTATGGAGCTTCTGACCTGATAAATAGACAGGAAGGCTATTCATTTAATTCGGTAACTAACAAGTCAATTGAGGATTGGCCAAATAATTTTGTTGTAATTGCAGATGCAGGAGCTGACCCGTATTGCATAGACATTAATGAAATAACAGAAAATGATGCACCAATTTATACAAGTATACACGGGAGTGGTGAGTGGGAATTTGAATTATATGCAGACAACTTCCTAACCTTTTTAAAAGAAATTGCGGAAAAATAA
- a CDS encoding DUF5694 domain-containing protein — protein sequence MRNSNFTKIFTIIFLVLFQFFSVSAQQKIKVILLGTYHFNNPGNDIIKTQDRNILSKENQQDLDNIVEKIYSSDYKPDQIFVESNFNEKKQLDANYQTYLKNQYHEFTDTIKNKRMKRFFKEGETAQLGFRLAKKLKHQELYPIDSLIEMRFDILMKEINSNPTLKKEFDELKLSLSDNCLEGKNLTQIFLCMNEKSKLDNNIGFYFSFANKIMIGQDYFGARLVTDWYKRNLIMYANIQNQIKPGTKTIFILVGTGHAAMFRTFFEVDKSFELVDLTKVLN from the coding sequence ATGCGAAATTCTAATTTCACTAAAATTTTCACAATCATTTTCTTGGTCCTTTTTCAATTTTTTTCTGTCTCCGCTCAGCAGAAAATAAAAGTTATTTTATTGGGAACCTATCATTTCAATAATCCCGGAAACGATATCATTAAAACACAGGATAGAAATATATTATCTAAAGAAAATCAGCAGGATTTGGATAATATAGTGGAAAAAATTTATTCATCTGATTATAAACCTGACCAGATATTTGTTGAAAGCAATTTTAATGAAAAGAAACAATTGGATGCAAATTACCAGACATATTTAAAGAATCAATATCACGAGTTCACCGATACAATAAAAAACAAAAGGATGAAAAGATTTTTTAAGGAAGGTGAAACGGCCCAACTGGGATTTCGATTGGCAAAAAAATTGAAACATCAGGAATTATATCCCATTGATAGCCTGATAGAAATGAGATTCGATATTTTGATGAAAGAGATTAATTCCAATCCTACCCTAAAAAAAGAATTTGATGAACTAAAATTATCATTATCGGATAACTGTTTGGAAGGAAAGAATTTGACTCAAATTTTTTTATGCATGAATGAAAAATCGAAATTGGACAACAATATTGGCTTTTATTTTTCATTCGCAAACAAAATTATGATCGGGCAGGATTATTTTGGTGCTAGACTCGTTACCGACTGGTATAAAAGAAATTTAATCATGTACGCCAATATTCAAAATCAAATAAAACCTGGCACCAAAACCATCTTTATTTTGGTTGGGACCGGGCATGCTGCAATGTTTAGAACATTTTTTGAGGTTGATAAAAGCTTTGAATTGGTAGATCTAACAAAAGTCCTCAATTGA
- a CDS encoding AraC family transcriptional regulator, whose amino-acid sequence MSYSKPLRLKTISEFHKLRGLPTPKHPLISVINFEDMTEHTKVGKQSLLFDFYMISVKRDMDHKYGYGQKDYDFDEGVMFCMAPHQVLSVIREEQGKNPSGWMLMIHPDFLWNTPLSKSIKKYEFFDYSVNEALFLSEDEELKMQQIIENIKQEYQNNIDQFSQDIIVSQLETLLNYSQRFYQRQFITRKKASHQFLETLEIFLNEYFEGEYILRNGLPTVQLLSEKLNMSTQYMRGLLKSLTGQTTQQIIHEKVIEKAKERLSTTELTISVIAYELGFEHSQSFNKLFKAKTNISPMEFRKSFN is encoded by the coding sequence ATGTCCTATAGCAAACCGTTAAGATTAAAGACTATTTCCGAGTTCCATAAGCTACGAGGATTGCCGACGCCAAAGCATCCGCTGATCAGCGTGATCAATTTTGAAGATATGACCGAGCATACCAAGGTCGGAAAACAGAGCCTGCTGTTCGATTTTTATATGATTTCGGTAAAACGTGATATGGACCACAAGTACGGGTACGGGCAGAAGGATTATGATTTTGATGAAGGTGTGATGTTTTGTATGGCACCGCACCAGGTTTTAAGTGTAATACGTGAAGAACAGGGCAAAAATCCCTCCGGATGGATGCTGATGATCCATCCGGATTTTCTCTGGAATACCCCGCTGTCCAAATCGATTAAAAAATATGAGTTCTTTGATTATTCGGTGAATGAAGCCCTGTTTCTATCTGAGGACGAGGAACTGAAAATGCAGCAGATTATCGAAAACATCAAGCAGGAATATCAGAACAATATAGATCAGTTCAGCCAGGACATTATTGTCTCGCAATTGGAGACACTGCTAAATTATTCGCAACGATTTTATCAACGCCAGTTTATAACACGCAAGAAAGCTAGTCATCAGTTTTTGGAAACGCTGGAGATCTTTCTTAATGAATATTTTGAAGGAGAATATATCCTACGGAATGGGTTGCCGACGGTACAGCTGCTGTCAGAAAAGCTAAATATGTCAACCCAATATATGCGGGGTTTGCTCAAATCGCTGACAGGGCAAACCACGCAACAGATCATCCACGAGAAGGTAATCGAAAAAGCCAAAGAGAGGCTTTCTACAACGGAACTTACCATAAGTGTGATCGCTTACGAGCTAGGCTTTGAACACTCTCAATCATTCAACAAACTATTTAAGGCCAAAACCAATATTTCCCCTATGGAATTTCGTAAATCCTTTAATTGA
- a CDS encoding SDR family oxidoreductase, translating to MKVFVTGATGFVGTAVVQELLSAGYQVLGLARSEESVKKLIEAGAEAHRGDLTDFESLKSGARLSDAVIHLGFVHDFGRFQEMCILDGEVIGVIGDALSGTEKPFLITSGTALFSKDGITTEKDCRVNHPHPRIATENAADEQVARGINVAVIRLSPSVHGDGDKIGFVPLFIKIAREKGISAIINDGNNHWPAVHRLDAARLYRLALEKPFEKGTRYHAVAEEGIQLKKVAAEIAERLNIPLASLTSQDAEQHFSWFTHFAKLDNQSSGAQTKKALDWNPIHPTLLEDLKGPYYFSEHQ from the coding sequence ATGAAAGTATTTGTTACAGGCGCTACAGGTTTCGTCGGAACAGCTGTAGTACAGGAATTATTGAGTGCCGGTTATCAGGTTTTGGGACTGGCAAGATCGGAAGAATCAGTAAAGAAATTAATTGAGGCAGGAGCAGAGGCCCACCGCGGCGATCTGACAGATTTTGAAAGCTTAAAGTCAGGAGCCAGACTTTCTGACGCTGTTATCCATCTGGGATTTGTACACGATTTTGGGCGTTTTCAGGAAATGTGCATTTTAGATGGTGAGGTGATCGGAGTTATCGGTGATGCGCTGAGCGGAACTGAAAAACCCTTTCTGATCACTTCTGGCACTGCGCTGTTTTCAAAAGATGGAATTACTACCGAGAAAGATTGCCGTGTTAATCACCCGCATCCAAGGATTGCTACCGAAAATGCAGCAGACGAACAGGTTGCCAGAGGCATCAATGTTGCCGTTATCAGATTATCACCTTCCGTGCACGGTGATGGCGATAAAATAGGTTTTGTTCCATTGTTCATAAAAATAGCAAGGGAAAAAGGTATTTCAGCCATCATCAATGATGGAAATAACCACTGGCCAGCTGTTCACCGTTTGGATGCTGCAAGGCTTTACCGTTTGGCTTTGGAAAAACCATTTGAAAAAGGAACCAGATATCATGCTGTAGCCGAAGAGGGGATTCAGCTCAAAAAGGTGGCTGCTGAGATTGCCGAACGTCTCAATATACCTTTAGCTTCCTTAACCTCTCAGGACGCCGAACAGCACTTTTCCTGGTTTACACATTTTGCAAAGCTGGATAATCAAAGCTCTGGTGCGCAGACAAAGAAAGCTTTGGACTGGAACCCGATTCATCCAACTTTACTGGAAGATTTAAAAGGTCCGTATTATTTTTCTGAGCATCAATAA
- a CDS encoding SMP-30/gluconolactonase/LRE family protein, which produces MLHLINSSKYYPAFLLILLFSLRGLDVRAQLFNQDSLKLISRQFAFTEGPAVDKDGNIYFTDQPNNKIWKYNTEGHLSLFKDSAGRANGLYFNNRGQLLACADEKNEIWSISNDGKVTVLLSDVDGRKLNGPNDLWADKKGGIYFTDPYYQRDYWTRKKPEIEGQKVYYLPPGKGKKPIVVADDVAKPNGIVGSPDGKYLYIADRVRNKTYSYTIESSGKLSGQKAVIDQGSDGMTLDNQGNIYLTGKGVSIYSPIGVLIGHIEVKEPWTSNVCFGGKDRTDLFITASTAIYCLPMRTKGVD; this is translated from the coding sequence ATGCTACATTTAATTAATTCCAGTAAGTACTATCCGGCATTCTTGCTAATATTACTCTTCTCATTAAGGGGCTTAGATGTAAGGGCGCAATTGTTTAATCAGGACAGCCTGAAATTGATATCTCGGCAGTTTGCCTTTACAGAAGGACCGGCAGTGGACAAGGATGGGAATATCTATTTTACTGACCAGCCCAATAACAAAATCTGGAAATACAACACGGAAGGTCATCTTTCTCTTTTTAAAGATTCAGCCGGCCGTGCAAATGGACTGTACTTTAACAATCGCGGTCAGCTACTTGCCTGCGCAGACGAAAAAAACGAAATTTGGTCGATAAGCAATGATGGCAAAGTTACGGTCCTGCTGTCAGATGTAGATGGCAGGAAACTGAATGGTCCAAATGATCTTTGGGCAGATAAGAAAGGAGGTATCTATTTTACAGATCCCTATTATCAGCGTGACTACTGGACTAGAAAAAAACCAGAGATAGAAGGGCAGAAAGTTTATTACCTCCCTCCGGGAAAAGGTAAAAAGCCAATTGTAGTGGCTGATGATGTAGCTAAGCCTAATGGCATTGTAGGATCGCCTGATGGAAAATACCTATATATAGCGGATAGGGTGCGAAATAAAACTTACAGTTATACCATTGAATCTAGCGGTAAGCTTAGCGGGCAGAAGGCGGTCATCGACCAAGGTTCAGATGGGATGACATTAGACAATCAGGGAAATATTTACCTTACGGGGAAAGGTGTTTCTATCTATAGTCCGATAGGCGTACTGATAGGACATATTGAGGTAAAAGAACCATGGACATCGAATGTTTGTTTTGGTGGCAAAGATCGAACTGATCTATTTATCACAGCTTCAACAGCGATTTATTGCCTCCCCATGCGTACAAAAGGAGTTGATTAA
- a CDS encoding SDR family oxidoreductase produces MKKLNNKLAIVTGGNSGIGYATAKELIAEGARVIITGRRKEAIEKAAEELGAISFVADQGKLDDIDNFKTEVEKQFGKVDILFINAGITGTLGSIETMSNENFDKVMGINFRGAYFTLSKFIPLLNDGASVVFLSSNVATTSKPNSSIYQASKAALNSIAKTAAAELAPRKIRVNLVSPGPTKTEIMTKAGLDEKTLEGLDEWLISEIPLQKMGTAEDVAKAVIYLSDNNVASFMTGTEILIDGGMVL; encoded by the coding sequence ATGAAAAAGTTGAATAACAAATTAGCCATCGTAACAGGTGGAAACAGCGGAATAGGGTATGCCACCGCAAAAGAGTTAATCGCCGAAGGAGCAAGAGTAATTATCACCGGCAGGCGAAAAGAAGCCATTGAAAAGGCTGCTGAAGAGTTAGGAGCTATTTCTTTTGTGGCGGATCAGGGAAAATTGGATGACATTGATAATTTCAAAACCGAAGTTGAAAAGCAATTCGGAAAAGTTGACATCCTGTTTATTAATGCAGGAATCACCGGAACCTTAGGTTCGATTGAGACTATGAGTAACGAAAATTTTGACAAGGTCATGGGTATTAATTTCAGAGGAGCTTATTTTACCTTAAGCAAATTTATCCCCCTGTTGAACGATGGTGCTTCAGTAGTGTTTCTTTCCTCCAACGTCGCGACGACTTCTAAACCAAATAGTTCGATTTACCAGGCAAGCAAAGCAGCGTTGAATTCCATTGCAAAAACCGCTGCTGCAGAATTGGCACCAAGGAAAATCAGAGTAAATTTAGTAAGTCCGGGGCCTACAAAAACGGAAATTATGACCAAAGCGGGATTGGATGAAAAAACATTAGAAGGTCTTGATGAATGGTTAATCAGCGAAATCCCTTTACAAAAAATGGGAACTGCGGAAGATGTTGCCAAAGCTGTTATTTACCTGTCAGATAACAATGTGGCAAGCTTCATGACCGGAACGGAAATCCTTATCGACGGCGGCATGGTTTTATAA
- a CDS encoding helix-turn-helix domain-containing protein codes for MERDQTEELRALQDTLYFIGGKWRIPVINSLCNGNRRFREIERSIPGITTRMLSKELKDMELNKLVKRTVYPEIPVLIEYEPTEYCRTFGNIISEMINWGREHRRIIVEDKI; via the coding sequence ATGGAAAGAGATCAGACAGAAGAACTTAGAGCTTTGCAGGATACCCTTTATTTCATCGGAGGAAAATGGAGAATTCCTGTCATTAATTCGCTTTGCAATGGCAACCGACGTTTTCGCGAAATTGAAAGAAGTATCCCTGGCATTACCACTAGAATGCTTTCAAAAGAACTGAAAGACATGGAGTTAAACAAGTTGGTTAAACGTACTGTTTATCCCGAAATTCCTGTTTTAATTGAATATGAACCCACTGAATATTGCAGGACTTTCGGGAATATTATTTCGGAAATGATAAACTGGGGTAGAGAACATCGAAGAATAATTGTGGAGGATAAGATTTAG
- a CDS encoding MBL fold metallo-hydrolase encodes MNIYPLKDGDFSVDKNKNFTYLEDTDNGKNLKMAVQPFLIETSGNLVLLDAGLGWMENGIPKIHNNIIKAGFQPEDVKLVMLSHLHKDHISGLVNSAENDWSLNFPNAEVYIQKREYDFALSKDGSPSFDLDVLKFMVEHANIVWMDSDKGSITSECDFEVTGGHTPYHQVFWIKENGETAFYGADNLPQMGYLNYQIAFKTDYDGKKAMEERIIWKKRAKEEQWKILLYHDMKNEIITL; translated from the coding sequence ATGAATATATATCCTTTAAAAGACGGTGATTTCAGTGTTGATAAGAACAAAAATTTCACTTATCTGGAGGATACAGATAACGGTAAAAACTTAAAAATGGCGGTGCAGCCTTTCCTTATTGAAACATCTGGTAATCTAGTATTGTTAGATGCAGGATTAGGCTGGATGGAAAACGGAATTCCAAAAATTCATAATAACATAATAAAAGCAGGTTTTCAACCAGAAGATGTAAAGCTAGTCATGCTTTCTCATTTGCACAAAGACCACATTAGCGGACTGGTGAATAGCGCAGAAAATGATTGGTCGCTTAATTTCCCAAATGCTGAGGTTTATATACAAAAGCGTGAATATGATTTTGCGCTTTCAAAAGATGGGAGTCCTTCCTTTGATCTGGATGTTTTGAAGTTCATGGTTGAGCATGCCAATATTGTCTGGATGGATTCTGATAAAGGAAGTATTACTTCAGAATGTGATTTCGAAGTTACCGGCGGACATACTCCTTATCATCAGGTTTTCTGGATTAAGGAAAACGGAGAGACAGCTTTTTATGGTGCAGACAATCTTCCTCAAATGGGATATTTGAACTATCAAATAGCATTTAAAACTGATTATGATGGCAAAAAAGCGATGGAAGAACGAATCATTTGGAAGAAAAGAGCAAAAGAAGAACAATGGAAAATCCTTCTTTATCATGATATGAAAAATGAAATAATTACGCTCTAG
- a CDS encoding WG repeat-containing protein, which produces MNLKVEEVIKLQYVNAKAFKNGFAQVWEKYTFKKYTKNNIGRIINLKGEIVTDAKYDIDDTFSNGLFSFWLPEGELLLGLMNTKGQMITPPIHKEISSFNNGCYQEFYQNNSLREGV; this is translated from the coding sequence ATCAATTTAAAAGTCGAAGAAGTGATTAAGCTTCAATACGTAAATGCAAAAGCCTTTAAAAATGGGTTTGCGCAGGTGTGGGAGAAATATACTTTCAAAAAGTATACTAAAAATAACATTGGCAGGATCATCAATCTGAAAGGAGAAATAGTTACAGATGCCAAATATGATATAGATGATACTTTTTCGAATGGCTTGTTCAGCTTTTGGCTGCCAGAAGGAGAGTTGCTCCTTGGACTAATGAATACCAAGGGCCAAATGATCACACCGCCAATTCATAAAGAGATTTCAAGCTTTAACAATGGCTGTTATCAGGAGTTTTACCAGAATAACAGTTTGAGGGAGGGTGTATGA
- a CDS encoding RagB/SusD family nutrient uptake outer membrane protein, whose protein sequence is MGLFQSKIFKFIFVVWTIFLFHSCKSGMLDPANPGAITSDDVWKDTKLIEAYVAGMYQDVPGWDYNLYNNITDEARSNYPGQAPNNVLVGEWDETNCPMDNWAGSYQRIRRINELLARIDGSPVPADRKSSIKGEAYFLRALHYFGLAKRYGGVPIISQAQTLSEDLLVKRNSIKETFDFIVDDLENAYAMLPTDVSPSKASKWAAKGLQARALLFAASPLFNTTNDPTLWSKSAAASKLIIESGKFTLHQNLKTLWQVVNKESLFEVQYKMPEKYHGLDALVKPLRLANNDAGQCSPTQELVDAFPMANGKRITEAGSGYNAQNPYVGRDQRFYAAIAYNGSKMKGTTSGPPLKEITLETFKGGQDFDANPATKIYNTITGYYRIKSVNQENTLYSYGYGSTQPWIELRYAEVLLNYAEAQNEALSNPDASVYIAINTIRNRAGISSNIPQGSLTKEQMRELIRNERYVELCFEEKRYFDLRRWKVATSVLHGKKGTGVFITKNADGTFTFQYLAIDPNPIVFTEKMYFIPIPFSETSKNANLLPNNPGWQ, encoded by the coding sequence ATGGGACTATTTCAATCTAAAATATTCAAGTTTATTTTTGTGGTATGGACGATATTTTTGTTCCATTCCTGCAAGAGCGGTATGTTAGACCCCGCCAATCCAGGTGCTATCACTTCAGACGATGTTTGGAAAGATACCAAGTTAATCGAAGCTTATGTGGCTGGAATGTACCAAGATGTCCCTGGCTGGGATTATAATCTCTATAATAACATTACGGATGAAGCGCGCAGTAATTATCCTGGGCAAGCTCCAAACAACGTTTTGGTAGGCGAGTGGGATGAAACAAATTGTCCTATGGATAATTGGGCGGGTAGTTATCAACGCATCCGTCGAATCAATGAATTATTAGCACGTATCGATGGAAGTCCAGTACCCGCAGATCGCAAAAGTAGCATCAAGGGTGAAGCCTATTTTTTGCGAGCGTTGCATTATTTTGGACTAGCCAAGCGTTATGGTGGAGTTCCGATTATTAGCCAAGCGCAGACGTTATCCGAGGATTTGCTGGTAAAAAGAAATTCCATTAAAGAAACATTTGATTTTATTGTTGACGATCTTGAAAACGCCTATGCCATGTTGCCTACAGATGTCTCACCAAGCAAAGCTTCAAAATGGGCTGCAAAAGGGTTACAAGCGCGCGCCTTATTATTTGCGGCTAGTCCGTTGTTCAATACAACCAACGATCCTACCTTATGGTCAAAGTCAGCAGCGGCAAGCAAACTTATTATCGAAAGTGGGAAGTTTACATTACATCAAAATTTAAAGACACTTTGGCAGGTCGTCAATAAGGAGTCCCTGTTTGAGGTTCAGTACAAGATGCCGGAAAAATATCATGGTTTGGATGCTTTGGTCAAACCACTGCGACTTGCAAATAATGATGCAGGCCAATGTTCACCAACACAGGAACTTGTCGACGCATTCCCAATGGCAAATGGAAAGCGAATCACTGAAGCTGGTTCCGGCTATAACGCCCAAAATCCCTATGTTGGAAGAGATCAACGGTTTTATGCAGCTATCGCATACAATGGTAGTAAAATGAAAGGGACAACTTCAGGTCCGCCACTAAAGGAAATTACCTTAGAAACGTTTAAAGGAGGACAAGATTTCGATGCAAATCCAGCAACAAAAATTTATAATACCATCACGGGATACTATAGGATTAAATCAGTTAATCAGGAAAACACCCTCTATTCCTATGGTTATGGAAGCACGCAGCCCTGGATAGAGCTTCGATACGCAGAGGTCCTATTAAACTATGCCGAGGCGCAGAATGAGGCGCTTTCAAATCCCGATGCCTCCGTATATATAGCAATCAATACGATACGCAATCGTGCAGGCATCAGCTCCAATATTCCGCAGGGTAGCCTGACGAAAGAGCAAATGCGCGAACTGATTCGCAATGAGCGTTATGTAGAGCTTTGTTTTGAGGAAAAGCGATACTTTGACCTGAGACGTTGGAAAGTTGCTACTTCAGTATTACATGGAAAGAAAGGTACAGGTGTTTTTATTACTAAGAACGCGGACGGTACCTTTACCTTCCAATATTTAGCTATCGATCCCAATCCGATCGTATTTACGGAGAAAATGTATTTCATTCCGATTCCTTTTTCTGAAACCAGTAAAAATGCAAATCTGCTGCCCAATAATCCCGGTTGGCAATAA